In Arachis hypogaea cultivar Tifrunner chromosome 7, arahy.Tifrunner.gnm2.J5K5, whole genome shotgun sequence, the genomic window TTCAGCTCAGGTGATAGAAGATTTCCATTACTCTTTAGAACTTGGTGTGTCTTCTACCTGtttgttttttgttattgttttgtAGTAGACATTGTTCTTGTGTATGAAAAAGATGTGGCTTTACCTGCTCAGTACTTAGTTTCTGATGTAGTTTCAGCTTGTGTGggttttttcttttgttactttGTGTGTTTTGTGAGGAATGAGTGTGAATTTAGCACTCTTGAGGAGACTCTATTGAATGGTGATGCCCATGTTAGTGATAATAAGAAAGGGGCTGAAACTGTTACGCCTTATTCAAATGCTGGAATTTTCAGCATTCTTACATTCTCTTGGGTTGGTCCTCTTATTGCTGTTGGCAATAAGAAGACCTTGGACCTTGAGGATGTGCCACAACTAGATAGCAGCGACAGTGTGGTTCGAGCCTTTCCGAAATTCAGAGAAAAGGTGGAGGCAGATTGTGGTGCAGTTAACAATTTGACCACAATTAAGTTGGTGAAGTTGTTGATAATCTCGGAATGGAAGGAGATTCTCTTCACAGCAGTTCTTGCATTGTTGAACACTTTGGCTTCTTATGTTGGTCCTTATCTCATTGATGCTTTTGTTCAATACCTTGATGGACAAAGGCTATATGAGAATcagggctatgttttggtttctACATTTTTCTTGGCGAAGCTTGTTGAGTGTTTGACTCAGAGGCATTGGTTCTTTAGGTTGCAGCAAATTGGACTTCGAATGCGAGCACTACTTGTGACCATGATCTATAATAAATCATTGACACTTTCATGTCAATCAAAGCAAGGCCATACTTCCGGGGAAGTAATCAACTTCATGTCAGTTGATGCTGATAGAATTGGTGTCTTCAGTTGGTACATTCATGATTTGTGGATGGTAGCTCTGCAAATTTCTTTAGCCTTGTTGATTTTGTATAAAAGCCTTGGCCTTGCTTCAATTGCTGCATTTGTTGCAACCATTGTTGTAATGTTGGCAAATGTCCCCTTGGGATCATTGCAAGAAACATATCAGGATAAGTTGATGGATTCAAAAGATATAAGAATGAAGGCAACATCAGAGATTCTCAGGAACATGAGGATTCTCAAACTTCAAGGGTGGGAAATGAAGTTTCTGGCTAAGATAACTGAACTCAGGAAAACCGAGCAGGGCTGGTTAAAGAAATTTGTTTATACATCAGCCATGACCACATTTGTGTTTTGGGGTGCTCCAACTTTTGTATCTGTGGCTACTTTTGGAACTTGTATGCTTATGGGGATTCCACTGGAATCAGGGAAGATCTTGTCTGCACTTGCTACATTCCGGATTCTTCAAGAGCCTATATATAATCTTCCAGATACAATTTCAATGATAGCACAAACTAAGGTTTCTGTTGATAGGATCTCATCATTCCTTCGTCTTGACGACTTGCAGTCCGATGTTGTAGAGAGGCTTCCTTGCGGTTCTTCTGATAAAGCAATTGAAGTGGTAGATGGAAATTTCTCTTGGGATTTATCTTCACCGAATGCAACATTGAAGAACATAAATCTCACAGTTCTACATGGCATGAGGGTTGCTGTTTGTGGTACTGTAGGATCAGGCAAGTCTACCTTACTTTCCTGTATATTAGGAGAAGTGCCAAAGAAATCAGGTATCTTGAAGGTGTGTGGAACAAAGGCCTATGTTGCTCAATCGCCATGGATACAAAGTGGAAAGATAGACGATAATATATTGTTTGGACAGGAGATGGATAGGGAAAGGTATGAGAAGGTACTTGAATCTTGTTCCTTGAAGAAGGATCTAGAAGTTTTGTCCTTTGGTGATCAGACAGTTATAGGAGAACGCGGTATCAATTTGAGTGGAGGACAGAAACAAAGAATACAAATTGCTCGTGCCCTTTACCAAGATGCTGATATATATTTGTTTGATGATCCTTTTAGTGCTGTGGATGCTCATACAGGATCTCACCTCTTTAAGGTAACTCAACTCTTCTATAATTTAGTTCTTCCAACATGATTGCACATCATCCATCACTATTTAATAGCtgagtttttctattttgtttgtgTATGGTAGGAATGCTTGCTTGGCCAACTAAGTTCAAAGACAGTAGTATATGTTACTCATCAAGTAGAGTTCTTGCCAGCTGCTGATCTCATCTTGGTGTGTATTTCTTAAGAATTTTGTTTCCTTAAAATCtgaaaagtgtttttttttttttataattcccCGACTCATGTTATAATGCCTTGTTGGTAGGTTATGAAAGATGGGAAGATTACTCAATGTGGAAAGTATAATGACTTGCTTAATAGTGGGACTGATTTCATGGAACTTGTTGGTGCACACAAGAAAGCGTTGTCTACACTTGAGTCTTTGGATGGAGGAACAACATCAGATGAAATAAGCACCATGGAAGATGGAAGTGTTTCTAGTGCTAATGGAAGTATTAAAGAAAAAGAGGCAAACGGATACGAGCAAAATGGTAAAACAGATGAGCCAAAAGGCCAGCTTGTTCaggaagaagaaagggagaaaggTAGAGTTGGATTTTCAGTCTATTGGAGATACATCACGACGGCGTATGGAGGAGCTCTCGTTCCTTTCATATTGTTGTCTCAGATTCTCTTCCAAGTTCTCCAAATTGGAAGCAACTATTGGATGGCTTGGGCAACTCCAGTCTCACAAGATGTGGAGCCACCTGTTGAAGGAACAACTCTTTTGGCTGTCTATGTTGCTTTGGCCATTGGAAGTGCATTTTGCATCCTTTCTAGAGCAATGTTTCTCGCCACGGCTGGTTATAAGACGGCTACTATACTTTTCAATAAAATGCATTTCTGCATCTTCCGTTCCCCAATGTCATTCTTTGATTCCACTCCGAGTGGTCGAATCCTTAACAGAGTATGTGCTACACTGCTACTCCATTCTTTTAGTTTTCAAGATAGATATGATTTTTGTATCTTAATTGCTTTTAAAGTTTGGATATAAtagtgttctgctatctgttctATGCAGGCTTCTACTGACCAAAGTGCAGTAGATACTGATATACCTTATCAAATTGGTTCATTCGCCTTCTCCATGATCCAGCTTGTAGGAATTATAGCAGTGATGTCCCAAGTTGCATGGCAAGTTTTCATTGTCTTTATACCTATGATAGCAGCCAGCATATGGTATCAGGTATTAATTGAATCATTATGCTTCTGCTAATAAAGAtgtatatattaccaaatttgaaTTCGCAGAGGATATGACTCCATTAAGTGATCTTATATGGTCCTAACTAACCTGTAATTCTGCAGCAATACTATATACCATCGGCTCGAGAACTATCACGTTTGGTTGGAGTATGCAAAGCTCCAATCATTCAACACTTTGCTGAAACAATTTCTGGCACATCAACCATTAGAAGCTTTGATCAGCAGTCTAGATTTCAGGAAACAAATATGAAATTGACCGACGGCTATTCTCGGCCAAAGTTTAATATTGCTGGTGCTATGGAGTGGTTGTGCTTCCGATTAGATATGTTGTCCTCTATCACATTTGCCTTTTCCTTGATATTCTTGATATCTATTCCTCAAGGAGTCATAGATCCAGGTATATGATTCAAAAATTCTCtttattatcaataaaaataaatatcaaattgcATAGGTGATGAAGGATTAAATGTAATTGTTTTCTTTCCATCTAATTTTGTGATTGAAGGCATTGCCGGATTGGCTGTTACATATGGTCTTAATTTAAACATGATACAAGCTTGGGTGATATGGAATCTTTGTAACTTGGAGAACAAGATTATATCAGTAGAAAGAATACTTCAGTACACTTCCATTCCTAGTGAGCCTCCCCTTGTTATCGAAGAAAATCGACCAGCTCCTTCTTGGCCATCATATGGAGAGGTTGATATACATAACTTGCAGGTAGTTAAAGAAAGATATATCATAATATTTTGTAAGATACCATGCAAGCTTCTAAATTTATGTtaatagttttattattttataaaatgtttgTGCCATAGTTGTAACAATTCATTGTCCATGATGAAGGTTCGTTATGCTCCGCACCTTCCACTTGTGTTGCGTGGCCTCACATGCACATTTCGCGGAGGACTGAAAACTGGGATTGTTGGGAGAACAGGAAGTGGTAAATCAACTCTCATACAAACACTCTTCCGAATTGTTGAACCAACGACAGGAGAAGTTATGATTGATGGCATCAACATCTCTTCAATAGGACTTCATGATTTGAGGTCTAGACTAAGCATTATTCCTCAAGATCCAACCATGTTTGAAGGGACAGTCAGAAATAATCTTGATCCTCTAGAAGAGTACACAGATGAACAAATATGGGAGGTGGGTTAGTTTTGtacttttatttgttaaataGATGCACAAACAGAGTTCTATTCAAGATTAGACATTTGATTTCTCTTTTACAGGCCCTGGACAAGTGTCAGCTTGGTGATGAAGTTagacaaaaagaaggaaagttgGACTCGCCGGGTTAGTATTCTAGTTTTCATGAACATGATGAAATAGTACCTCTATCCTGAACTTATTGCTAATGTAAAAGTTGATGCTGCAGTTAGCGAGAATGGCGAAAATTGGAGTATGGGTCAGAGGCAATTGGTGTGCTTAGGTAGGGTGTTGCTTAAGAAGAGCAAGGTATTGGTGCTTGATGAAGCGACTGCATCGGTTGATACTGCTACAGACAATTTGATACAACAAACGCTTAGGCTACATTTCGCGGACTCGACAGTCATAACCATTGCACATAGAATCACTTCTGTTCTTGACAGTGATATGGTCTTGCTTCTTCATCAAGGTAAGAACTAACAAGTACCAATTATTCATAATTAAACTCTATTGTaccttgttgatttccccatttTCTGATTTTTTCATTGTAAATTAATTTAATGCAGGATTAATTGAGGAATATGATTCACCTTCAAAATTGCTAGAGGATAGATCATCATCTTTTGCTCAACTTGTTGCAGAGTATACAATGAGGTCTAAATCCACTTTTTGAGAAATCTGCTGATCCCTGATTGAAAAAGGGTGCAAAATACCAAAACTTAGAAGTTTCTTGACAATGACGAAAATTCAGGGGGAATTACAATCTAACTAGTAGAGTAGTAGTGCTCATGATTCTTCTGTCATTTAGAAGTTGTGATAGAAAAGTGTATTTAGTAAAACAGAAATGTTTTGTAACCAAACATAATTAGCCAAAAATAGTTAGAACTtgctttatttaatattcattaatttgaGTAACAATTGATGAAACAAGTTCTTAAGCTTAATTTTTGTCATACATATccattatatgttattttttttcaaaacaaattgcaTTGAATAGATACTCTCACAACAACTCTTTTTCTCCTTTGACTCATTCAAAGACTAAAATGAAATTATTTTCTAACACATCCATAACGCTATGTATTTTCATATGTAGTTTCCATTCATTGCATGCATGGATCTCTTTTGTCTTGGACGTCTTCTATATTTCCTATGCCCATTAATTTCCCCATATAacatttttgtattatatattgACTTAGGTTTCAGCTTGTATTATAATAATATTCCCGTCTTATATAATTTGTTCCTTAGTCCTCGGAAGAAACACAGGAAACAAACATATAACTATTAACGTGAACTAGAATGAGACTCACGCGATGTGCGGGACgataaattaatgatagtatataataaatattaaaaattattatgttttgtaaaattaaattaaatgtgtaaactaaagttaaatttaaaaagtattttatttaaaataatttatagtaCAAAAGATTTGAATATTAGAGTTGTCTGTACaaaatgacatttttatttggtggtttgatttttgtatttgttttagtTGATAAACTTAGTCTTCTTATGTGGTGCtcgtcttccttttttttttattggttgttgttagagttgttattttcttctttctgtgTAAGTTCTTGTGAAAGTATGTTTTTTATGAATTATTGAGTTATATGCACTTTCTATTGTGTTGTTTGTTCCATCTTTGCAAGTATGTTCTTCTTCCgaagatgtgtcttgaatttgtatagttttttttctccttaatctcttgatgggTATGTGATCTTCGTCTAATGATATTAGTGTTGACGAAGTTGGttcctataat contains:
- the LOC112701861 gene encoding ABC transporter C family member 3, producing MFSVNSAAASFLLQPLFLHAFSSFLHLLLVVVILVLWIWKKVRVGASATGYESNKTNYNKKALFCSVFASAFNLILCLFNYFYWYRSGWSEEELVTLLDLALKALAWGVVGVCLQKGFFFSSGDRRFPLLFRTWCVFYLFVFCYCFVVDIVLVYEKDVALPAQYLVSDVVSACVGFFFCYFVCFVRNECEFSTLEETLLNGDAHVSDNKKGAETVTPYSNAGIFSILTFSWVGPLIAVGNKKTLDLEDVPQLDSSDSVVRAFPKFREKVEADCGAVNNLTTIKLVKLLIISEWKEILFTAVLALLNTLASYVGPYLIDAFVQYLDGQRLYENQGYVLVSTFFLAKLVECLTQRHWFFRLQQIGLRMRALLVTMIYNKSLTLSCQSKQGHTSGEVINFMSVDADRIGVFSWYIHDLWMVALQISLALLILYKSLGLASIAAFVATIVVMLANVPLGSLQETYQDKLMDSKDIRMKATSEILRNMRILKLQGWEMKFLAKITELRKTEQGWLKKFVYTSAMTTFVFWGAPTFVSVATFGTCMLMGIPLESGKILSALATFRILQEPIYNLPDTISMIAQTKVSVDRISSFLRLDDLQSDVVERLPCGSSDKAIEVVDGNFSWDLSSPNATLKNINLTVLHGMRVAVCGTVGSGKSTLLSCILGEVPKKSGILKVCGTKAYVAQSPWIQSGKIDDNILFGQEMDRERYEKVLESCSLKKDLEVLSFGDQTVIGERGINLSGGQKQRIQIARALYQDADIYLFDDPFSAVDAHTGSHLFKECLLGQLSSKTVVYVTHQVEFLPAADLILVMKDGKITQCGKYNDLLNSGTDFMELVGAHKKALSTLESLDGGTTSDEISTMEDGSVSSANGSIKEKEANGYEQNGKTDEPKGQLVQEEEREKGRVGFSVYWRYITTAYGGALVPFILLSQILFQVLQIGSNYWMAWATPVSQDVEPPVEGTTLLAVYVALAIGSAFCILSRAMFLATAGYKTATILFNKMHFCIFRSPMSFFDSTPSGRILNRASTDQSAVDTDIPYQIGSFAFSMIQLVGIIAVMSQVAWQVFIVFIPMIAASIWYQQYYIPSARELSRLVGVCKAPIIQHFAETISGTSTIRSFDQQSRFQETNMKLTDGYSRPKFNIAGAMEWLCFRLDMLSSITFAFSLIFLISIPQGVIDPGIAGLAVTYGLNLNMIQAWVIWNLCNLENKIISVERILQYTSIPSEPPLVIEENRPAPSWPSYGEVDIHNLQVRYAPHLPLVLRGLTCTFRGGLKTGIVGRTGSGKSTLIQTLFRIVEPTTGEVMIDGINISSIGLHDLRSRLSIIPQDPTMFEGTVRNNLDPLEEYTDEQIWEALDKCQLGDEVRQKEGKLDSPVSENGENWSMGQRQLVCLGRVLLKKSKVLVLDEATASVDTATDNLIQQTLRLHFADSTVITIAHRITSVLDSDMVLLLHQGLIEEYDSPSKLLEDRSSSFAQLVAEYTMRSKSTF